In the genome of Raphanus sativus cultivar WK10039 chromosome 4, ASM80110v3, whole genome shotgun sequence, one region contains:
- the LOC108850420 gene encoding putative F-box/kelch-repeat protein At3g17570: protein MIFTDLPLELESEILVRVPATSLTQLRSTCKRWFALFKDPRFIKKNKGKAARQFILKKDDGVYSIRIDLHNSFDDPSVEFTGKLTPLEDSQQVVISTIYQCDGLLLCTIQDNRCLVNRLVVWNPCTGQTRWIQPSNRNSVQDKYFLGYENNNEPCQCYKILRSSAGKLDEFELYDFNSDSWRLLDGVTHIWFIRSRGVSLKGNVYWVASDKNKPCTRKYILRFDFKREIFERLSLPFQVNYFDGIIFDLSVVREEKLSVFLQRFSNDSFEVKIWVTDTDIDEAKDASIQYFLVVDLSESWSTGMMAVECIESFLVDEENNKVVCCGRDGRGSYRIKFYFVGGDQNLHACKQVHGDLAQGQYDYWQLRLRGSDDYYIYLRPDDYRDLLVSYVPSLVQVAGEVKRDK, encoded by the coding sequence ATGATATTTACCGATCTCCCACTGGAACTAGAATCTGAAATACTGGTTAGGGTTCCGGCCACATCTTTAACACAACTAAGATCAACTTGCAAACGATGGTTCGCTTTATTCAAAGATCCTAGATTCATCAAGAAGAATAAGGGTAAAGCAGCAAGGCAGTTTATCTTAAAGAAAGATGATGGTGTTTATTCAATCAGAATCGATCTCCACAACAGCTTTGATGATCCATCCGTTGAGTTTACAGGTAAACTCACCCCTCTAGAAGATTCACAACAGGTCGTGATATCTACTATCTATCAGTGTGATGGTTTATTATTGTGCACTATACAGGACAATAGATGCCTAGTGAATAGACTAGTGGTCTGGAACCCTTGTACTGGTCAAACAAGGTGGATCCAACCGAGTAATCGTAACAGTGTGCAAGATAAGTATTTTCTAGGATATGAGAACAACAACGAACCTTGCCAATGCTACAAAATCTTGAGGTCTAGCGCTGGAAAGTTGGATGAGTTTGAATTATATGACTTCAACTCTGATTCATGGAGGCTTCTTGATGGCGTCACTCATATCTGGTTTATAAGAAGTCGTGGTGTGTCTTTGAAGGGAAATGTTTACTGGGTTGCTTCGGACAAGAATAAACCTTGCACTAGGAAATACATACTAAGGTTTGATTTCAAAAGAGAGATTTTTGAACGTCTTTCTCTTCCGTTTCAGGTTAATTATTTCGATGGAATAATTTTTGATCTCTCAGTTGTTAGGGAAGAGAAGCTTTCTGTGTTTCTTCAGAGGTTTTCTAATGATTCATTTGAGGTGAAGATATGGGTGACAGACACTGATATCGATGAGGCAAAAGATGCTAGTATCCAATATTTTTTAGTTGTTGATTTGAGTGAAAGTTGGAGTACAGGTATGATGGCAGTGGAGTGTATAGAGAGTTTCTTGGTGGACGAGGAGAATAACAAGGTCGTGTGTTGTGGTAGAGACGGGAGAGGTTCATACAGGATTAAATTTTACTTTGTTGGAGGAGACCAGAATTTACATGCATGTAAACAAGTTCATGGAGATCTCGCACAAGGACAATATGATTATTGGCAGCTTCGACTTCGAGGATCAGATGATTACTATATTTATCTACGACCAGATGATTATAGAGATCTTCTCGTCAGCTATGTTCCAAGTTTGGTTCAAGTAGCAGGTGAAGTCAAAAGAGATAAGTGA
- the LOC108853923 gene encoding KH domain-containing protein At4g18375: protein MVERGNKRTHNRNNNNDHNNNNRNQKRRLSHQTEEKLNKDDLVVYRILCPSGVMGSVIGKSGKVINTIRQETRARIKVVDPFPGCTERVLTIYCTVNNNDKKDIAEKIEKSDQITPLCSAQDALLKLHHAIVASLATAAENSKIDRDDIRECRLLVPTSQCSNVIGKAGSTVKKVRSSTGANVKIVSKDVSDPSHACALDFDNIVSISGEAESVKKALFAVSAIMYKFSPKEKIPLDATVQEAPASIIIPSDLSIYPQTGLYQNQDPLFQHGANVPSFIGTLPQGYGEFSSSALPVVHHGTFGGGSSRQEELVVKVLCSSSNIGRVIGKGGSTIKGIRQASGSHIEVDDSRARANHDEDCVIIVTSKESPDDLKSMAVEAVLLLQEKINDEDDEKPKMQLLVPSKVIGCIIGKSGSIISEIRKKTNANIYISKDNNKPKCADPNDELVEISGEVSNVRDALIQIVLRLRDDVLRDRETTGSRNQPPPARSEKSSFFSSSGRSSNAALALTPSFISSVPQVSSVDFDRRPEPGMLSSSGGGLYGYGSFPVGNNSYESNSSYSSSRYGGLPQSTTMEIRIPSNAVGKVMGRGGGNLDNIRRISGAMIEISDSKSSSHGDRIALISGTSEQKRTAENLFQAFIMST from the exons ATGGTTGAGCGTGGTAATAAGAGAACTCACAACCGTAACAACAACAACgatcacaacaacaacaacaggaACCAGAAGAGAAGACTTTCACACCAAACCGAAGAAAAACTCAACAAAGACGATCTCGTCGTCTACAGGATCCTCTGCCCTAGCGGAGTCATGGGAAGCGTGATAGGCAAGAGCGGCAAAGTAATCAACACGATCAGACAAGAAACCAGAGCCAGAATCAAAGTCGTTGACCCTTTCCCAGGCTGTACCGAAAGAGTCCTAACGATCTACTGCACGGTCAACAACAACGACAAGAAAGACATTGCTGAAAAAATAGAGAAGAGCGACCAGATCACCCCTTTGTGTTCTGCTCAAGACGCTCTCCTTAAACTCCACCACGCTATTGTTGCTTCTTTGGCTACCGCTGCTGAGAACTCTAAGATAGATAGAGATGATATTAGAGAGTGCCGGCTTTTGGTACCGACTAGCCAGTGTTCTAACGTGATTGGTAAAGCTGGCTCGACGGTTAAGAAGGTTAGGAGTAGTACCGGTGCTAACGTTAAGATTGTGTCCAAAGATGTCTCGGATCCTTCACATGCTTGTGCTTTGGATTTTGATAACATTGTTTCG ATATCTGGAGAGGCTGAGTCTGTGAAGAAAGCTCTTTTTGCTGTTTCTGCAATCATGTACAAGTTTAGTCCTAAAGAAAAGATCCCTCTTGACGCAACGGTTCAAGAAGCTCCTGCAAGTATTATAATCCCATCTGATCTTTCCATCTATCCGCAAACCGGTTTATACCAGAATCAGGATCCTCTCTTCCAGCATGGAGCCAATGTTCCATCCTTTATAGGGACACTACCACAGGGTTATGGAGAATTCTCTTCTTCTGCTCTTCCTGTGGTTCATCATGGTACTTTTGGTGGTGGGTCTTCTAGGCAAGAAGAGTTGGTTGTGAAAGTTCTGTGCTCTTCTTCTAACATCGGTCGAGTTATCGGTAAAGGAGGTTCGACCATTAAGGGGATAAGACAAGCGAGCGGGTCTCATATCGAGGTGGATGACTCAAGGGCAAGGGCGAATCATGATGAGGACTGTGTTATCATTGTGACTTCTAAAGAGTCTCCTGATGATTTGAAGTCTATGGCGGTTGAGGCTGTGCTTTTGCTTCAAGAGAAGATTAACGATGAAGACGATGAGAAACCTAAGATGCAGCTCCTTGTGCCTTCCAAGGTGATTGGGTGCATTATAGGGAAGAGTGGATCGATCATAAGCGAGATTAGGAAGAAGACAAACGCTAATATTTATATCTCGAAAGATAATAATAAGCCTAAGTGTGCTGATCCTAATGATGAGCTCGTTGAG atATCTGGTGAAGTAAGCAATGTGAGGGATGCTCTTATTCAGATTGTTTTGAGGCTTCGAGATGATGTTTTAAGAGATAGAGAGACGACTGGTTCAAGGAACCAACCTCCTCCTGCAAGATCTGAGAAGAGtagtttcttctcttcttcaggGAGAAGTAGTAATGCTGCTCTTGCACTAACTCCATCTTTCATATCTTCTGTTCCGCAAGTTTCTTCTGTAGATTTTGATAGGAGACCAGAGCCAGGCATGCTTTCTTCGAGCGGTGGTGGACTCTATGGTTATGGAAGTTTCCCG GTGGGGAATAACAGTTATGAATCTAACTCTTCATACTCATCCAGTAGATATGGAGG GTTGCCTCAGTCTACTACAATGGAGATTCGAATCCCGTCCAATGCAGTGGGAAAAGTAATGGGCAGAGGAGGAGGCAACTTGGACAACATAAGAAGG ATATCAGGAGCTATGATAGAAATTTCTGATTCAAAATCTTCTTCTCATGGTGATCGCATTGCTCTCATTTCCGGAACATCTGAACAGAAGCGTACCGCAGAGAACTTGTTCCAAGCTTTTATCATGTCCACCTGA
- the LOC130511141 gene encoding uncharacterized protein LOC130511141, giving the protein MGLIKDPIPTRNFPLNISLHKNGNPQEILRIANLEETLWSEAQLLIPKPQRNVQSPTDWQTFGATRVCFVDGSWKEQDVFTGQVWYCRKIDSEDKMMRAMNLRRSLSPLHAEFEALIWAMECMKTLQFSDVVFATDCSQLVKMVSSPEEWPAFTTHMEEFRRSKIFFSNFTIRHISRAQNTMADKLAHGARSSPSAMLYVDSIPLVWLSGPVESR; this is encoded by the exons ATGGGCCTTATCAAGGATCCCATCCCCACCAGGAACTTTCCCCTCAACATCAGTCTTCACAA GAATGGGAATCCACAGGAAATACTGCGGATAGCGAACCTTGAAGAAACACTTTGGTCAGAGGCACAGTTATTGATACCAAAACCTCAGAGAAATGTTCAGTCTCCTACCGATTGGCAAACTTTTGGAGCTACAAGAGTATGCTTTGtcgatggatcttggaaggaacAAGATGTTTTTACTGGACAAGTGTGGTATTGCCGAAAGATAGATTCAGAGGACAAGATGATGAGGGCGATGAATCTCCGACGTAGCCTATCTCCTTTACACGCAGAATTTGAAgcgctgatttgggcaatggagtgcatgaagaccctACAGTTCTCAGATGTAgtttttgcaacggattgttctcaactAGTAAAGATGGTGTCCTCACCTGAAGAATGGCCAGCATTTACTACGCATATGGAGGAATTTCGACGAAGTAAAATTTTCTTCTCCAATTTCACTATTCGACATATTTCAAGGGCGCAAAATacaatggcggacaagcttgcACATGGGGCAAGGAGTTCACcttcagctatgttatatgtcgattcGATACCTCTAGTTTGGCTTTCTGGACCGGTGGAATCACGTTAG
- the LOC108853924 gene encoding ornithine aminotransferase, mitochondrial → MAATRRLIQRVSTRISTAGARRRYGGFAESNSKAPSSSQRLMELESEFSAHNYHPVPVVFSRGNGSTIWDPEGKKYIDFLAAYSAVNQGHCHPKIIKALKEQVEKLTLSSRAFYNDKFPVFAQRLTNMFGYEMVLPMNTGAEGVETALKIARKWGHEKKHIPKDEAIIVSCCGCFHGRTLAVISMSCDNDATRGFGPLLPGNLKVDFGDADSLEKLFKEKGDKIAGFLFEPIQGEAGVVIPPEGYLKAVRELCTEHNVLMIADEVQSGLARSGKMLACDWEEIRPDMVILGKALGGGVIPVSAVLADKDVMLHIKPGQHGSTFGGNPLASAVAMASLDVIEEEKLVERSASLGEELRIQLNEIKKQFPNHIKEVRGRGLFNAVEFNSESLSPVSAYDICLSLKERGVLAKPTHNTIVRLTPPLSISSDELREGSKALRDVLEVDLPNLQKINAGKTPVSHLTECDRCGRNLYA, encoded by the exons ATGGCAGCGACGAGACGATTGATTCAGCGTGTCTCTACCAGAATCTCTACTGCCGGAGCACGGCGTAGGTATGGAGGTTTTGCGGAATCGAACTCAAAagctccttcttcttctcagcGATTGATGGAACTTGAATCAGAATTCAGCGCCCACAA TTACCATCCAGTTCCGGTTGTGTTTTCTCGCGGGAATGGCTCAACCATATGGGACCCTGAAGGCAAAAAATACATCGACTTTCTTGCTGCTTACTCCGCTGTTAATCAG GGACATTGCCACCCTAAGATCATCAAGGCACTGAAGGAACAAGTGGAGAAGCTCACTCTAAGTTCACGAGCCTTTTACAACGACAAGTTCCCCGTCTTTGCACAGCGTCTCACTAACATGTTCGGTTACGAGATGGTGCTTCCTATGAACACCGGCGCTGAAGGTGTCGAAACCGCCTTGAAGATTGCAAGAAAGTGGGGTCACGAGAAGAAACACATTCCCAAAGATGAG GCTATAATCGTCTCTTGTTGTGGTTGCTTTCATGGTCGTACGTTAGCAGTTATCTCCATGAGTTGTGACAATGATGCTACTCGCGGGTTTGGACCATTGTTGCCTGGCAATCTTAAAGTTGATTTTGGTGACGCCGATTCACTTGAGAAGCTCTTTAAAG AAAAGGGAGATAAAATAGCTGGATTTCTTTTCGAGCCTATTCAAGGAGAAGCTGGA GTTGTTATTCCTCCTGAGGGTTATCTGAAAGCTGTTAGAGAACTCTGTACAGAGCACAACGTTTTGATGATAGCTGATGAAGTACAAAGCGGTCTAGCTAGATCTGGAAAGATGCTAGCTTGTGACTGGGAAGAGATTCGTCCCGACATGGTG ATACTCGGGAAAGCATTAGGTGGAGGAGTGATTCCAGTAAGCGCAGTGCTTGCTGATAAGGACGTGATGCTTCATATCAAACCTGGCCAACACGGAAG CACATTTGGTGGAAACCCTTTAGCTAGTGCTGTAGCTATGGCTTCTTTAGATGTCATCGAGGAAGAGAAACTCGTTGAAAG ATCAGCAAGTCTTGGAGAAGAACTGAGGATTCAACTGAATGAAATCAAGAAACAGTTTCCTAATCACATTAAAGAAGTACGAGGAAGAGGATTGTTCAATGCGGTTGAGTTTAACAGTGAAAGCTTATCTCCTGTTTCAGCTTATGATATTTGCTTGAGCTTGAAGGAGAGAGGAGTGTTGGCTAAACCGACTCACAACACAATTGTCCGGTTAACTCCACCACTCTCCATAAG CTCTGATGAACTCCGAGAAGGCTCTAAGGCTCTTCGTGATGTTCTTGAGGTCGATCTTCCAAATCTGCAGAAAATCAATGCGGGTAAAACCCCGGTTTCTCACTTAACCGAGTGTGATCGCTGCGGAAGAAACCTCTATGCTTGA